One Solibacillus sp. R5-41 DNA segment encodes these proteins:
- a CDS encoding polysaccharide deacetylase family protein: protein MNFKLLITIFVCIGATFLLFASYSYSSDKGRKYYEESGQMVWEVDTDQKIVALTFDDGPHKKYTPEILSLLNKHQAKATFFIVGKNAEKHPEIISSMHEEGHEIANHTYSHPKKIKTEDLMDEIQVTSDILFSITGEIPKLFRPVEGQYTDEMINAVTEKGYKIVMWSWHLDTEDWRDPGVNKIAQKVIDGVGNGNVVLFHDGGANRTQTVQALEQILANLETQGYQFVTISELLAVKSKDEHNKQNLENTPR from the coding sequence TTGAATTTTAAATTGTTAATTACGATATTTGTCTGTATTGGTGCAACATTTTTACTATTTGCGAGCTATAGTTATTCTTCTGATAAAGGCAGAAAGTATTATGAAGAATCTGGACAAATGGTATGGGAAGTAGATACAGATCAAAAAATCGTAGCGTTAACCTTTGATGATGGACCTCATAAAAAGTATACACCTGAAATATTAAGTTTATTAAATAAGCATCAAGCAAAGGCAACTTTCTTTATTGTTGGTAAAAATGCAGAAAAACATCCAGAAATCATTTCTAGTATGCACGAAGAGGGTCATGAAATTGCCAATCATACGTACTCTCATCCGAAAAAAATTAAGACGGAAGATTTGATGGATGAAATACAAGTGACGAGTGATATATTGTTTAGTATTACTGGGGAAATACCGAAATTATTTCGACCTGTGGAAGGGCAGTACACAGATGAAATGATTAATGCCGTGACAGAAAAAGGCTATAAAATAGTGATGTGGTCTTGGCATCTAGATACAGAAGATTGGAGAGATCCAGGAGTAAATAAAATTGCTCAAAAGGTAATAGATGGCGTTGGAAATGGAAATGTTGTGCTATTTCATGATGGCGGTGCAAATCGAACTCAAACGGTGCAAGCATTGGAACAAATATTAGCAAATCTAGAAACACAAGGTTATCAATTTGTTACGATTAGTGAATTACTTGCGGTGAAAAGTAAAGATGAACATAACAAACAAAATCTTGAAAATACACCTAGATAG
- a CDS encoding MFS transporter translates to MEGRNTIQNEKWKRDITLFLSSQTISLFGSSLVQYAMMWYITLSTQSGMMMTIYIICGFIPTFLLSPVAGVWADRFNRKKLIIIADGMIAFATLILAIVFMLGYDSIWLLFVMAAIRAVGAGIQTPAVGAILPQIVPEQHLMRVNGINGTIQAVIMFVSPMVSAALLSLTTMKVIFFIDVITAVIAIMVLVTLLKIPLHAKAAQQQEVSYLGDFKLGIQYIKQHDFLKSFFVFFAALFVLMAPVAFLTPLQVARSFGEDIWRLTATEITFSVGMMIGGIIIASWGGFRNRVYTMMFAGVIMAVCTILLGILPIFSLYLIVMALFGLAMPIFNTPTMTIIQEKVDTDYLGRVFGVFGMISTSMMPLGMLIFGPLADVISVEKLLIGTGIFMLIVTLLINTSNSLIQAGEPVPKEMEKTVS, encoded by the coding sequence ATGGAAGGTCGAAATACGATACAAAATGAAAAATGGAAGCGGGATATTACACTTTTTTTAAGTAGCCAAACGATTTCTTTATTTGGTTCGTCGCTCGTTCAGTATGCGATGATGTGGTATATTACGTTGTCTACGCAATCTGGAATGATGATGACGATTTATATTATTTGTGGATTTATTCCGACATTTTTATTGTCGCCAGTTGCTGGGGTCTGGGCAGATCGCTTTAATCGGAAAAAGTTAATTATTATTGCAGATGGTATGATTGCATTTGCTACGCTTATTTTAGCAATTGTTTTTATGCTTGGTTATGATTCGATTTGGTTATTATTCGTTATGGCGGCTATTCGTGCGGTAGGGGCGGGTATTCAAACGCCTGCTGTCGGTGCGATATTGCCTCAAATTGTACCAGAACAGCATTTAATGCGTGTGAATGGTATTAATGGTACGATTCAAGCAGTCATTATGTTCGTATCACCAATGGTAAGTGCTGCGTTATTATCGTTAACTACGATGAAGGTGATTTTCTTTATCGATGTTATTACCGCTGTAATCGCGATTATGGTGCTCGTAACATTACTAAAAATACCGTTACATGCAAAAGCAGCACAGCAACAAGAAGTAAGTTATTTAGGTGATTTCAAATTAGGAATCCAGTATATTAAACAACATGATTTTTTGAAAAGTTTTTTTGTATTTTTTGCGGCGCTGTTTGTATTAATGGCTCCCGTTGCATTTTTAACTCCATTACAAGTAGCAAGAAGCTTTGGAGAGGATATTTGGCGACTCACTGCGACTGAAATTACCTTTTCTGTTGGGATGATGATAGGTGGTATTATAATTGCTTCGTGGGGTGGTTTCCGAAATCGAGTTTATACGATGATGTTTGCAGGGGTTATCATGGCCGTCTGTACGATTTTGTTAGGCATTCTTCCAATCTTTTCACTTTATTTAATAGTGATGGCACTATTTGGGCTAGCTATGCCGATTTTTAACACGCCGACGATGACGATTATTCAAGAAAAGGTAGATACAGATTATTTAGGGCGAGTTTTCGGGGTATTTGGAATGATTTCTACTTCCATGATGCCACTAGGAATGTTAATTTTCGGCCCATTAGCAGACGTTATTTCGGTGGAAAAGTTATTAATTGGGACAGGGATTTTCATGTTAATTGTAACATTACTAATTAATACGAGTAATTCTTTAATACAAGCGGGTGAGCCGGTACCGAAAGAAATGGAAAAGACTGTATCGTAA
- a CDS encoding LysM peptidoglycan-binding domain-containing protein has product MSNEDYREKVEEHRQEIDLQNGETAKVSRVKRHRKPGTKKQKNPIMTALVVIFILFPLSILGYVWLFYEPEAKAPDKDVVKDDTNQVVILKNDPEKTPNVDLDETNENDEAKKQEEADLTKVEQEKQRLEAEEAKKAEQKKSADDKAAAQKEKAQEEKKKAEEQANAQRKTHTVSSTDNLYQIAIKYYGSGSPANIEKIKQANNLSSDSISAGQVLVIAP; this is encoded by the coding sequence GTGTCAAATGAAGATTACCGTGAAAAGGTAGAAGAGCATCGTCAAGAAATCGATTTACAAAATGGGGAAACAGCCAAAGTATCTCGTGTAAAACGACATCGAAAACCAGGTACAAAAAAACAAAAAAATCCGATCATGACAGCATTGGTTGTCATCTTTATTTTGTTTCCATTAAGTATTTTAGGATACGTTTGGTTATTTTATGAGCCGGAAGCAAAGGCTCCAGATAAAGATGTTGTGAAAGACGATACGAATCAAGTCGTGATTCTAAAAAATGATCCTGAAAAAACGCCAAATGTTGATTTAGATGAAACGAATGAAAATGATGAGGCTAAAAAGCAAGAAGAAGCAGATTTAACGAAAGTAGAGCAAGAAAAGCAACGATTAGAAGCGGAAGAAGCAAAAAAAGCTGAACAAAAAAAATCAGCTGATGATAAGGCCGCAGCTCAAAAAGAGAAAGCACAAGAAGAAAAGAAAAAAGCGGAAGAGCAAGCAAATGCGCAACGAAAAACACATACAGTAAGTTCCACGGATAATTTATATCAAATCGCAATTAAATATTATGGTAGTGGAAGTCCAGCCAATATCGAAAAAATTAAACAAGCAAATAATTTATCCTCAGATAGTATTTCTGCGGGACAAGTATTGGTTATTGCACCATAA
- a CDS encoding ferredoxin, giving the protein MPKYTIVDKDTCIACGACGAAAPDIYDYDDEGIAFVILDDNMGTTEVPEDLLEDMQDAFEGCPTDSIKVADETFDGDSLKFE; this is encoded by the coding sequence ATGCCAAAATATACAATCGTGGATAAAGATACGTGTATCGCTTGTGGCGCTTGTGGCGCTGCAGCACCAGATATTTATGATTATGATGATGAAGGAATTGCTTTCGTTATTTTAGATGATAACATGGGGACTACTGAAGTTCCAGAAGATCTATTAGAAGATATGCAAGATGCATTCGAAGGCTGCCCAACTGATTCTATCAAAGTAGCAGACGAAACATTCGACGGCGATTCTTTAAAATTCGAATAA
- the fabI gene encoding enoyl-ACP reductase FabI: MDLLQLQGKNIVVMGVANERSIAWGIAKQLFEVGANVIFTYRKERSKGKIEKMLEKFDQQNSAIIECDVNSDESIAQAFQSIGEKFQVIHGIVHSVAFAHAEDLKNRFVETTRDGYAFAQDTSAYSLIAVSKAAKPFMTEGGSIVTMSYLGAERVLDGYNVMGVAKAALEASMRYLAADLGAENIRVNAISAGAIRTLAAKGVPSFNEILHKIEETAPLKRNTNQAEVADMTIVMLSHLSRGVTGETIYIDCGYNIMG; encoded by the coding sequence ATGGATTTATTACAATTACAAGGGAAAAACATCGTCGTAATGGGTGTTGCCAATGAGCGTAGTATTGCATGGGGAATTGCTAAGCAGTTATTCGAAGTCGGAGCAAATGTCATTTTCACATATAGAAAAGAGCGTTCAAAAGGAAAGATTGAAAAAATGCTCGAAAAATTTGATCAACAAAATTCTGCCATTATTGAATGTGATGTAAACAGTGATGAAAGTATCGCACAGGCATTTCAATCTATCGGGGAAAAGTTCCAGGTAATTCATGGCATCGTACACTCTGTCGCTTTCGCACATGCAGAAGATTTAAAAAACCGTTTTGTTGAAACGACACGTGACGGCTATGCTTTTGCGCAAGATACGAGCGCATACTCCTTAATCGCTGTAAGTAAAGCTGCCAAGCCATTTATGACTGAAGGTGGTTCCATCGTAACGATGTCTTATTTAGGCGCAGAACGCGTTCTTGATGGTTATAATGTGATGGGTGTGGCAAAAGCCGCACTAGAAGCATCTATGCGTTACTTAGCAGCTGATTTAGGAGCAGAAAATATTCGTGTCAACGCAATTTCAGCTGGGGCTATTCGTACATTAGCCGCAAAAGGTGTGCCAAGTTTCAATGAAATTTTGCATAAGATTGAAGAAACTGCTCCTTTAAAACGTAATACGAATCAAGCTGAAGTTGCTGATATGACGATTGTTATGCTAAGTCACCTTTCTCGAGGCGTGACGGGCGAAACAATTTATATCGATTGCGGCTACAATATTATGGGGTAA
- a CDS encoding asparaginase: MKKKVVLITTGGTIASTRNDKNKLESGKLNGNAILSMCQLENEMDIELIDLYQIPSMHMSFEHLNLLNTTVHQVFEDASVSGIVITHGTDSLEETAYFLELTVNDERPIIVTGSQKSPEDIGTDVYSNLRNSLLVATSEQGKNIGTCVVFNEQILHSKYVKKIHSSSINGFGAIGYGMLGYIDNDEVVIYQKPTQREFYSIQPSYPNVEIIYAYLGASSILLNALCEAKVDGVVLIGAGRGQVVPAMTDPIERLCSIGTKVVLTTSTEEGRVFPTYDYPSSANNLKDIGVVMGGDFDPKKARLKLMLMLANGATNFDSFMH, from the coding sequence GTGAAGAAGAAAGTCGTTTTAATTACTACGGGTGGTACAATTGCGAGTACAAGAAATGATAAAAATAAACTGGAATCGGGTAAGTTAAATGGCAATGCGATCTTATCTATGTGTCAGTTGGAAAATGAAATGGACATTGAGTTAATCGACCTTTACCAAATTCCATCGATGCACATGTCGTTCGAACATTTGAATTTATTAAATACGACAGTTCATCAAGTGTTTGAAGATGCATCGGTTAGCGGAATCGTTATTACCCATGGAACCGATAGCTTAGAGGAAACAGCCTATTTTCTAGAGCTTACAGTGAATGATGAACGTCCGATTATCGTAACAGGCTCTCAAAAATCGCCTGAAGATATTGGCACGGATGTGTATTCGAATTTACGTAACTCTCTTTTAGTTGCTACAAGTGAACAAGGGAAAAACATTGGCACATGTGTTGTGTTTAACGAGCAAATACTCCACTCGAAATATGTGAAGAAAATCCATTCTTCAAGTATTAATGGATTTGGTGCGATTGGTTATGGCATGCTTGGCTATATTGATAATGATGAAGTCGTTATTTATCAAAAGCCTACGCAAAGAGAATTTTATTCGATTCAGCCAAGCTACCCGAATGTAGAAATCATCTATGCTTACTTAGGGGCGAGCTCGATTTTATTGAATGCTTTATGCGAAGCAAAGGTGGACGGTGTTGTGTTAATCGGTGCGGGGCGTGGTCAAGTAGTCCCAGCAATGACCGATCCGATTGAACGATTATGCAGTATTGGGACGAAAGTTGTTTTAACGACGTCAACGGAAGAAGGGCGCGTATTCCCAACGTATGATTATCCTAGTAGTGCAAATAATTTAAAGGACATTGGTGTTGTAATGGGTGGCGATTTTGATCCAAAAAAGGCACGTCTTAAATTAATGCTTATGCTTGCAAATGGCGCAACAAATTTTGATTCTTTTATGCATTAG
- a CDS encoding metallophosphoesterase, which translates to MTIIAIMIALCLCVFVYMFKLAHENNVRKHTISVAGKDETLRLFFISDTHERKINEQMISSIIEPIDLVIIGGDFVDKRTSKHIIHENIQLLKTLGPVYFVWGNNDREQGENALRQLFEEHGVTIIENQSIAIKSKNNVKISAVDFQFASSSVEKVFKNCEQQSTIFIAHNPQVFPKIHSKFKPLLSIGAHLHGGQIRLGKFGIQPHGYFAKKDGYYELVSNGYGTTLVPLRLGAKPECHLIEIRFS; encoded by the coding sequence ATGACCATTATTGCGATAATGATAGCTCTGTGCTTGTGTGTCTTTGTGTATATGTTCAAACTAGCACATGAAAATAACGTACGTAAGCACACAATCAGTGTTGCTGGAAAGGACGAAACTCTTCGTCTGTTTTTTATTTCAGATACACATGAGCGGAAAATTAATGAACAAATGATTTCGTCGATTATCGAGCCAATAGATCTTGTCATCATTGGTGGAGATTTTGTCGATAAAAGAACATCAAAACACATAATACATGAAAATATTCAACTTTTGAAAACATTGGGACCAGTTTATTTCGTATGGGGAAATAATGACCGAGAACAAGGGGAAAATGCACTCCGCCAATTGTTTGAAGAGCACGGAGTAACGATTATTGAAAACCAATCCATTGCAATCAAAAGTAAAAATAATGTAAAGATAAGCGCAGTCGATTTTCAATTTGCTTCAAGTAGTGTTGAGAAGGTGTTTAAAAATTGTGAACAGCAATCGACCATTTTCATTGCCCATAATCCCCAAGTGTTCCCGAAAATTCATTCGAAATTTAAACCTTTGCTAAGCATTGGGGCACATTTACATGGTGGTCAAATTCGCTTAGGAAAATTCGGTATACAACCACACGGCTATTTTGCGAAAAAAGACGGTTATTATGAGCTCGTGAGCAACGGGTATGGGACGACATTAGTGCCACTTAGGCTCGGTGCAAAACCGGAATGTCACCTAATCGAAATTAGATTTAGCTAG
- a CDS encoding helix-turn-helix domain-containing protein translates to MLIQQILLKILTTFQNERTLSAAFHLLKGKRSGQTIHDVGLFQLHAFFGLLPKLSRGQFDEQVDLLFAKNYIIIEENGYYQMTEIGVKQASEALAFRFDGWHYRGNEHIFFARLSLVIQSLSHQAVGVKSFIAIEKDEDVQSKVREFLVKNQFQQRPLQSKVYFEIEQSLDKIQIDEQVKTMIVYRLSGFQEPGLTWQQMAFGFHLSEMDIRLMYCSGLHQWLNEILEHAQNYPYLFDLAQGIRVDLMLTSSANVTANLYKKGHSLEQISLMRRLKLNTIEDHIVELAMNDVNFDIEPFINNADQQKIVNASEDYQTKKLKVLREIIPHVSYFQLRLALAKEANH, encoded by the coding sequence TTGCTAATTCAACAAATTCTTTTAAAAATACTTACTACATTTCAAAATGAACGCACATTGTCAGCAGCATTTCATTTACTAAAGGGAAAACGTTCAGGGCAGACGATACACGATGTTGGTTTGTTTCAATTACATGCATTTTTTGGACTGTTACCAAAACTTTCGAGGGGACAATTTGATGAGCAAGTCGATTTATTATTTGCAAAAAATTATATTATTATTGAAGAAAACGGTTATTATCAGATGACTGAAATCGGTGTGAAACAGGCAAGTGAAGCATTGGCATTTCGTTTCGATGGTTGGCATTATCGAGGGAATGAGCATATCTTTTTTGCGCGGCTATCTTTAGTAATCCAAAGTTTATCGCATCAAGCGGTGGGGGTAAAATCATTTATTGCGATTGAAAAAGATGAAGATGTTCAAAGTAAGGTACGCGAATTTTTAGTGAAAAACCAATTTCAACAGCGTCCATTGCAATCGAAAGTTTATTTTGAAATCGAACAAAGTTTGGACAAGATTCAAATAGATGAACAAGTGAAAACTATGATTGTTTACCGTTTATCTGGTTTTCAAGAACCGGGATTAACATGGCAGCAAATGGCGTTTGGTTTTCATTTGTCAGAGATGGATATTCGGCTTATGTATTGTAGTGGACTGCATCAATGGTTAAATGAAATCTTGGAACATGCGCAGAACTATCCCTATTTATTTGATCTTGCACAAGGGATTCGCGTCGATCTCATGCTCACCAGCTCAGCAAATGTAACGGCGAATCTGTATAAAAAAGGGCATTCACTTGAGCAAATAAGTTTGATGCGCAGGTTGAAACTGAATACAATTGAAGACCATATCGTTGAGCTCGCGATGAATGATGTGAATTTTGACATTGAACCGTTTATCAACAATGCGGATCAACAAAAAATTGTCAATGCGTCAGAAGATTATCAAACAAAAAAATTAAAAGTTTTACGAGAAATTATTCCACATGTTAGTTATTTTCAGCTACGTTTAGCATTGGCAAAGGAGGCGAATCATTGA
- a CDS encoding YpdA family putative bacillithiol disulfide reductase, with the protein MQKVDAIIVGGGPCGLSAAIELQNIGLSPIVIEKGNVVNAIYNYPTHQTFFSTSEKLAIGDVPFIIEERKPKRNQALVYYREVVKAKKIQVNRFEKVQKVEKIEAQFVVETDKAVYETPYVIIATGYYDHPNYLNIPGEKLPKVHHYFKEAHPYFDTDVLIIGGKNSAIDAALELNKAGARVTVVYRGSDYSPSIKPWVLPEFVGLVRDGELTIHFNATVNEIYDKKVVITVDSDVQSISNDFIFAMTGYHPDHNFLRAMHVKIDAETGRPYYDDVTMETNIENLFIAGVIAAGNNANEIFIENGRFHGGQIAQKIANKRK; encoded by the coding sequence ATGCAAAAGGTAGATGCAATCATTGTTGGTGGTGGCCCTTGTGGCTTATCAGCAGCGATTGAACTACAAAATATCGGTTTATCCCCGATTGTTATTGAAAAAGGAAATGTTGTGAACGCTATTTACAATTATCCTACACACCAAACCTTTTTTAGCACAAGTGAAAAATTAGCGATTGGTGATGTACCGTTTATTATAGAAGAACGAAAACCGAAGCGAAATCAAGCGTTAGTATATTATCGGGAAGTAGTCAAAGCGAAAAAAATTCAAGTGAATCGTTTTGAGAAAGTGCAAAAAGTAGAAAAAATAGAAGCTCAATTTGTCGTTGAAACAGATAAAGCGGTTTATGAAACACCATATGTAATCATTGCGACGGGCTATTATGACCATCCTAATTATTTGAATATCCCAGGTGAGAAGTTACCGAAAGTACATCATTATTTTAAAGAGGCACATCCTTATTTTGATACTGATGTGCTCATCATTGGCGGGAAAAACTCTGCGATTGATGCCGCACTGGAATTAAATAAAGCTGGAGCGCGCGTGACGGTTGTCTATCGGGGGAGTGACTATTCACCAAGCATTAAGCCGTGGGTGCTCCCGGAATTTGTAGGGCTTGTGCGTGATGGTGAATTGACGATACATTTTAATGCGACTGTAAATGAAATCTATGACAAAAAGGTCGTAATTACAGTTGATAGTGATGTGCAATCTATATCAAATGATTTTATTTTTGCTATGACTGGTTACCATCCAGATCATAATTTTCTTCGTGCAATGCATGTCAAAATCGATGCAGAAACGGGTAGACCCTATTATGATGATGTGACAATGGAAACGAATATAGAAAATTTATTTATCGCGGGAGTCATTGCTGCTGGAAATAATGCAAACGAAATTTTTATTGAAAATGGTCGCTTCCATGGCGGTCAAATCGCACAAAAAATTGCAAACAAGCGAAAATAA
- a CDS encoding YitT family protein gives MPQQQISKKSRALDLTRRIVMIAIGAVMTAYALEAVLIPNAVIDGGVTGVSIMGNYLFDVPLGVLLFVLNIPFVYLGYKQVGKTFAILSMTGIALLSLSTTLLHQIDPILSSNDPLLIVLSGGVMLGVGIGIVLRNGGALDGSEVLAVLISRKVPFSVGDIILFINAFIFTGAGFIYGLEGALYSATTYYIAKVVIDVVQVGLEKSKSVKIVSKHSEEIGSTIQDRLGRGVTYSEGRGGFSNEKMDIVTCVITRMEENKIITVIKEIDPTAFVVITDVAEVRGGNFKKRDIH, from the coding sequence ATGCCACAACAACAAATTAGTAAAAAGAGTAGGGCGCTCGATCTTACTCGTCGTATTGTCATGATCGCCATTGGTGCAGTCATGACGGCCTACGCATTAGAGGCAGTATTAATTCCGAATGCAGTAATTGATGGTGGAGTAACGGGTGTAAGTATTATGGGGAATTATTTATTTGATGTTCCGCTAGGTGTTTTACTATTCGTATTAAACATTCCATTCGTTTATTTAGGTTACAAACAAGTCGGGAAAACATTTGCGATATTGAGCATGACAGGTATTGCATTACTTTCGCTCTCGACAACTTTACTTCATCAAATTGATCCGATTTTAAGTTCAAATGACCCATTGTTAATCGTGTTATCTGGTGGCGTCATGCTAGGTGTCGGTATTGGTATCGTCCTGCGTAATGGTGGAGCACTTGATGGTTCGGAAGTGCTAGCCGTACTTATATCACGTAAAGTTCCATTTTCTGTAGGAGACATCATATTATTTATTAATGCCTTCATTTTCACGGGAGCGGGCTTTATTTACGGTCTGGAAGGTGCCTTATACTCAGCGACGACGTACTACATTGCAAAAGTAGTGATCGATGTGGTGCAAGTCGGTTTAGAAAAATCGAAATCCGTTAAAATTGTTAGTAAACATTCAGAAGAAATTGGTTCGACGATACAAGACCGTTTAGGACGCGGCGTTACGTATTCTGAGGGACGCGGTGGATTTTCGAATGAAAAAATGGATATTGTAACATGTGTCATTACAAGAATGGAAGAAAATAAAATTATTACGGTTATTAAAGAAATAGATCCAACTGCGTTTGTTGTTATAACAGATGTTGCAGAAGTACGTGGTGGCAACTTTAAAAAGCGCGACATCCACTAA
- a CDS encoding ATP-dependent DNA helicase RecQ produces MQLEQYLQQYFGYENFRPGQKEVLEQLIAGKDVIALLPTGMGKSLCYQLPGYVFDKSVLIISPLLSLMQDQVDQLKQMGEKRVIALNSFLTPAQKNYALHFLHEYRFIFISPEMLLQPQVKARLASLELSLIVADEAHCISQWGYDFRPDYLRIGEVIQVTNRPPVLALSATATTKVLHDIDHYLEMESPFIYVHSVDRPNIHLVKKPFAIKEDKLTWILEHVEKTTGPGIIYTQSREKTERISLLLLQRGISAAAYHAGKEMQDRQFIQHQFLSGQLDWIVATNAFGMGIHKNNVRQIIHESMPSTVANYMQEIGRAGRDGKDAVAFLLYCEGDEQYAKFIVSEDLPKEFHVDRYTRYVANGEQPSVMFSNGEISEVSFRVLNYWMEREDVEQVKKRLVNMQMAKFEEVMAMMKIVETNACMRELLINYFGQQVEEKHENCCSNCGVELSVLLQERVEPKSQNQMTDWKGRLQQILLRNL; encoded by the coding sequence ATGCAATTGGAACAGTATTTACAACAATATTTTGGCTATGAAAATTTCCGTCCAGGACAAAAAGAGGTACTCGAACAATTGATTGCAGGCAAAGATGTGATTGCCTTATTGCCAACGGGAATGGGGAAATCCCTTTGTTATCAGCTACCTGGCTATGTATTTGATAAGTCTGTATTAATTATTTCACCGTTGTTATCTTTAATGCAAGATCAAGTCGACCAGTTAAAGCAAATGGGTGAAAAACGTGTCATTGCACTTAATTCTTTTTTAACGCCTGCGCAAAAAAACTATGCCTTACATTTTTTGCATGAGTATCGCTTTATTTTTATTTCACCAGAAATGCTGTTGCAGCCGCAAGTAAAAGCAAGGTTAGCAAGCTTGGAACTGTCATTAATCGTCGCGGATGAAGCGCATTGTATTTCACAATGGGGCTATGATTTTCGTCCAGACTATTTACGAATTGGTGAAGTCATTCAGGTAACGAATCGCCCACCTGTACTAGCGTTATCTGCTACAGCGACAACGAAAGTATTACACGATATTGACCATTATTTAGAAATGGAAAGTCCTTTTATTTATGTCCATTCTGTTGATCGGCCAAACATTCACCTTGTAAAAAAGCCATTTGCCATTAAGGAAGATAAATTGACCTGGATTTTAGAGCATGTTGAAAAGACAACAGGACCAGGCATTATTTATACGCAGTCAAGGGAAAAAACAGAAAGAATTAGTTTATTGTTATTGCAGCGTGGCATTTCAGCGGCAGCTTATCATGCAGGGAAAGAAATGCAGGATCGCCAGTTTATCCAGCATCAGTTTTTATCTGGGCAACTGGATTGGATTGTGGCAACGAATGCATTTGGTATGGGGATACATAAAAATAATGTGAGGCAAATTATCCATGAATCTATGCCGTCAACGGTCGCGAATTACATGCAAGAAATCGGACGTGCTGGTCGTGATGGTAAAGATGCCGTTGCTTTTTTATTGTATTGCGAAGGCGACGAGCAATATGCAAAGTTTATCGTATCTGAAGACTTGCCAAAGGAATTCCATGTAGACCGTTATACGCGTTATGTAGCAAACGGTGAACAGCCTAGTGTCATGTTTTCAAATGGCGAAATTTCAGAAGTATCGTTTCGAGTTTTAAATTATTGGATGGAACGGGAAGATGTTGAACAAGTGAAAAAGAGACTGGTTAACATGCAAATGGCAAAGTTTGAAGAAGTGATGGCAATGATGAAAATTGTCGAAACTAATGCATGTATGCGGGAACTTTTAATAAACTATTTCGGTCAACAAGTAGAAGAAAAGCATGAAAACTGTTGTAGTAATTGTGGTGTTGAGCTTTCAGTGTTATTACAAGAACGTGTGGAGCCGAAAAGTCAAAATCAAATGACTGATTGGAAAGGGCGACTTCAACAGATTTTGCTGCGAAACTTGTAA
- the prsW gene encoding glutamic-type intramembrane protease PrsW produces the protein MFILLLSAAIAPGLALLSYFYLRNQMDTEPRRTLLNSFIFGAIITFPILFIQFILKEEQTFSSVFFSNVIFTSIIEEFFKWLVIFAAILRNVEFDDPYDGVLYGVAVSLGFATVENVIYLISFGIDQAFMRAILPVSSHALFGVVMGYYYGKGKFSADHQKKIIFLALIAPVVLHITYNSILMMEEYFMYVMLPFMFFLWWFALRKVKQAHEHLVEHLSRINGPMS, from the coding sequence ATGTTCATCTTATTATTATCCGCAGCAATTGCGCCGGGGTTAGCCCTTTTAAGTTATTTTTACTTAAGAAATCAAATGGATACTGAGCCACGAAGAACGCTTCTCAATTCATTTATATTTGGTGCGATTATTACGTTTCCAATTCTTTTCATCCAATTCATATTAAAGGAAGAGCAAACTTTTTCGAGTGTCTTTTTTTCAAATGTTATTTTTACGAGTATCATTGAAGAATTTTTTAAATGGCTCGTCATCTTTGCTGCTATTTTAAGAAATGTTGAGTTTGATGATCCATATGATGGGGTTTTATATGGGGTAGCCGTTTCATTAGGGTTTGCTACGGTTGAAAACGTAATTTATTTAATATCCTTTGGGATTGATCAAGCCTTTATGCGTGCAATTTTACCTGTATCCAGCCATGCATTATTTGGTGTTGTGATGGGCTATTATTATGGAAAAGGGAAGTTTTCAGCGGATCACCAGAAGAAAATTATCTTTTTGGCATTGATAGCACCAGTAGTCTTGCATATTACATATAACTCTATTTTAATGATGGAGGAATACTTTATGTATGTTATGCTGCCTTTCATGTTCTTTTTATGGTGGTTTGCATTAAGGAAAGTGAAGCAGGCACACGAACATTTAGTCGAGCATTTATCACGTATTAACGGGCCCATGAGTTAA